The genomic stretch CCTCCGGTGGCCGGGCAACCGAGGAGTTCTGGAGCACCGAGTACTCACTGAACTCCCTGATCCAGTCGTATCCCAAGCCCTACATCGCCTACATGGACGGGTTGGTGCTCGGCGGGGGAGTGGGGATCTCGGCCCACGGCAGTCACCGGCTGGTCACAACCCGGACGCGCAGTGGGATGCCCGAGACAACCATCGGGTTTGTCCCCGATGTCGGCGGAACGTACCTGCTTTCACGCTCCCCGGGCGAATGCGGCACTCACGCCGCACTCACCGGAGAACACCTGGGCGCTGCCGAGGTGCTCTATCTGGGACTGGCCGATCACCTCATCGATTTCGCCCGAGCCGAAGAGCTCTTCGTGGCGCTGGAAACGGTGCCGGTTGACGAAATTCTTCCGGGATTCATCCTTCCGGTGCCCGCCTCGAATTTCGAATCTTGGCGTGTTTGGCTTGATGACGCTTACGCACACTCGAGCGTCGAAGAAATCATGGTGGACCTGAACGTGTTGGCGGCAGCGGGTAACGACGAAGCCCGGGCAGCGGTGGCGACGCTGGGCAAAAAGTCGCCCAGCGCGCTGAAGCTCACCCTTGCCTCGCTACGCCGAGCCAAGAACCTTACCGACCTCGAAGAGGTCCTTAAACAAGAATATCGAGTGGGGCTCCGTGCCCTGGATTCTAGTGACTTCCCAGAAGGCATCCGAGCCCAAGTTATCGACAAGGATTATGCGCCGATATGGAACCCCGCCACGCTTCAAGCGGTGGATATGGAGTTGGTTGAGGCCAGCTTTGCTTCCCTAGGCAACCGAGAGCTCAAACTCAACCCCCGCGCCCTCAGTGGCGCCGTCGAATAGCACTGGAGGACTGACATGACCGAAACGACACCCGCAGCGCCGGGCCGTATTGCCTTCTTGGGACTTGGACACATGGGGGAACCCATGGCCGTGAACCTCCTCAAGGCTGGATTTGATGTAGTGGGCTTTGATGTGGTTCCGGCAGCCGTGGCAGCGGCCACTGCCGCCGGTTTGCCATGTGCGACCACTGCGGCAGAGGCCGCCACCGGTGCGGCCATCGTGCTGACCATGTTCCCTTCGGGGGCGATCCTGCTAGATGCCTATCGCGGAGTTGATACACCGGGACTGCTGGAGGTGGCCCCGCCAAACACCCTCTTCCTCGATTGCTCCACCATCGATGTGGCCCAGGCCCGCGAGGCTGCTGAACTCGCCCTGGCCGCCGGACATCGATCCGCCGACGCCCCGGTATCCGGTGGCGTTGTAGGCGCTGAAGCCGGGACACTAACGTTCATGATCGGTGCCGACGCATCCGATATGGACCAGATCACCGTACTGCTGGAGGTCATGGGCAAAAAACTGGTCCATTGCGGTGGGCACGGCGCTGGACAAGCGGCCAAGATTTGCAACAACATGCTGCTGGGTATCTCCATGATCGGGGCTGCCGAGGCCTTCGTCTTGGGTGAAAAACTGGGGTTGAGTCATCAGGCGCTGTACGACGTGATTTCCACGGCCTCGGGACAATGCTGGGCAGTCACCACCAACTGTCCGGTTCCGGGTCCCGTACCTACCTCACCAGCGAATCGAGATTATGTTCCCGGATTCGCCGGGGCGCTCATGGCTAAGGATCTGGGTCTAGCGCTCAATGCACTAGAAAACACGGGAGTTAGCGCGCAACTGGGCCCCCTTGCAGCGCAGATCTACCGCCAATTTTCCGATGAGGGCGGGGCAGGACGCGACTTTTCCGGAATCATCACCGAGATCCGCAAAAACTCTGGAAACTAGCTACAACGCAGCCTAGAGGCGGAGTGCCACGTCGTCCCGGAACACATGAGTCAATGACACGAGAGTTCCGGGATGACGCTCCTGAAGCAGCAGTTCAGGAATCTTGGCCAATGGTCATGATCGGAAGGTCACGAAGAAAGGGTCCGTATCTAAAATGACCGCCACCCCATACGTCTAGGAACTGGAGGTCATTTTGGATTGAATGACCGACTAGCTGCGCCGTTTTGTCAGTTCGAGGCTTTTCTCACTGGCCGAGATCATTAGCACTACAAGCAGTCCCATGGTAGAAAATAGCCACAAGGCGAATCCCCCTATGTCGCCGGAAGCGCCGGTTTTACTTCCAAACGAGAGCAAAAAACTGGCTGCAATGGCAGATGCGATTCCCAGTAGTCCAACACTGAATAAAAATCCGCTTTTCCGACCTTTCCGATCCTTCTTCAGAAAAAAATAGATAGTCGCCGTAAGGGAAGAAACAATTGCTGTAACGTGCCCGAAGACGTACAGGGATTCGGCAAGAGGAATCACTAGTACTCCAACGAAGGCTAGCGCTGCAAATACTAATGGAATGACCCTCGCTACCTTAAATCTTTCAGTGATCTGAGATTCTACGACGCTGCTCACTTTTACTCCTGCTGACTAGGGGTTAAAGAGAGTATATGCCGATGCCGCGGCATCGGATGTTGCGGCAACTAGACGGCATCTATTTTGCGGTGCGGCAATCGGATAAGCCATTTCACAGATTCTATTGAGGACTATTCGGCAGGGTCTAAAAATGCGGACCTTTCCGAATTTTATGGGGTGATTGCGTATGGCGAACGTAGGGGAACAACCCAACGGCGGTTCATCGTGTGGGAGTGCTTCACCGTGTCTCGACCCTGAATAGTGTCGAGCCCACAGCAATCGACCATATGGTCGATGTGCGAGCAGCAGGAACGTCGGAGGATGGGAGATAAGAAGGGGAAAATGCCAACGGTAAATCCCCGAATCATCCACCGAAAGAGAACCCCGATCGTGTTCCTCGCCATTCGAGATATTCGCTTCGCCAAGGGCCGCTTCGCCCTCATGGGCACGGTGGTGGCACTCATTACGCTGCTACTGGTCATGCTCTCCGGACTCACCGCAGGTCTGGGTGATCAGTCAACCTCGGCCCTCAAGAATCTTGGATCGGCGGACGAGCCCGTAGACAGCATTGTCTTCGGCGCCGCCAGCGGCAATGAACCCAAGGCCTCCTTCACCGAAAGCCAGGTCACGGCCGAGCAAGTAGCCACGTGGGAGGCTCGTGAAGGCGTCGCTTCGGCCCAGGCCATCGGTATCACCCAAACGCGTTTCCAAGGTTCGGCAGCAGGGTCCGAAACCAGCACCGGAACCACGAACGTCGCGGTCTTCGGCCTTGAGCTGGACAGCGCCCTCGCACCATTGCCGATAACCAAGGGAGAAGTCGTCATCGGTGAATCCGTGGCGGAAGACCTGTCGCTCAAAACCGGAGACGTGATCTCCATGGCCGGGGTCGATTTACGTATTGGGGGAGTAACCGCAGACAACTGGTACTCCCACACCTCGGTCGCCTACACGGACCTAGATTCCTGGACGAAGCTCGCTCACCTAGGAGATCAGACTCAGGCCGGAACCGTCATCGCTGTGACCAACCGGGATGGGTCAACCGTTGATACAGAGGCGGCGAACGCTGCCGCATCGACGGTGAGCACTACCCGCACCGGATCATACGCCGCTCTAGGTTCTTACAAGAGCGAAAATGGCTCCCTATTGATGATGCAGGGTTTTCTCTATGGCATATCTGCCCTAGTGATCCTGGCCTTCCTCACTGTCTGGACCGTACAGCGCACCCGCGACATCGCCGTGCTCAAGGCCCTCGGCGGTTCCGGTAGCTACGTGCTGCGAGACGCCATCACCCAGGCGAGTATCGTGCTCCTGCTCGGCGCGGCAATCGGTGGCGGTGTGGGGATCCTCGGTGGTTCCCTCGCCGCGGCGGCGGCTCCCTTCCTACTGAGTCCGGCCACCACGCTACTGCCCATTGCTGGGGTGGTGGTGCTGGGACTTGCCGGAGCTGCGCTCGCCGTCTCCCGCGTGACCAAGGTCGATCCACTGATCGCCCTTGGCGGTAACTAGTTCACCAAGTAGTTGCCGCACAAATTTCTCTCCCCACCCGAGTGAAGGATTTCCATGAGTACCCCAAACACCAACATGCCACTGCAACTGATCGACGTCACGCTTGAATACCCAGACGGAGACGGCACCATCAAGGCTCTGGACACCGTGAATTTGAGTGTCGGTGCCGGCAAGATGCTCTCGCTCATCGGCCCCTCGGGCTCGGGCAAGTCCTCCCTGCTGGCCGCCGCGGCAACACTCATTCGCCCCACTAGCGGCCTAGTGATCATCGACGGAACTACCGCCAGTGACCTGAACGATGCCCAGCTGACCGCGTTACGTCGCGAAAAGATCGGCATCATCTTTCAGCAGCCCAATCTACTGGCCTCACTTACAGCGGTGGAACAACTCATTATCTCGGACCATCTGCGTGGCAACTCGCTGAAGCAGGCCAAAACACATGCCCTCGAGTTGTTGGACATCGTGGGCTTGGCCGACAGCGCCAAGAAGCGCCCACACCAACTCTCCGGTGGTCAACGTCAGCGTGTGAACATTGCCCGCGCCCTGATGGGCGAACCGAAGGTGTTGCTGGTCGACGAGCCGACGGCGGCGTTGGACAACGCACGTAGTGAATCAATCGTGCGTCTGTTGGTGCAGGTCACCAAGGAATTCTCGGTGGCCACCGTGATGGTCACCCACGATACCGAGTTCATTTCGTTCACTGACTCGGTCGCCGCCATGCGCGATGGAGTGTTGGGGATTTCGGAACTGGTCGGCAGTTAGGCGTCAGTTCCCGCGCGGTGTATCTCGAATATTTGCTTACTCCGAGGTAGATTCTTCCCCCGAGAAATCCCCAGCGTCACGGCGGAACTTACTAAAGATCCGGATCAACGTGGAGATGTCTCGGTCGGAGAAGCCAGATTCGGCAAAGATCTGAGCGTTTAGCTCGAGGGTGGCTGCCGCGGATAGTTCCCGGCCCTGCGGTGAAAGTGCGATGAGCGTGGTGCGTTTGTCGGTCGGGTGTTTGGTTCGGGCGACCAACCCGGCGCTCTCCAACCTGTCCACGGCATTGGTGACAGATGTGGCGTGGACCTGTAACAACGCGCTGGCTCGATTCATTGCCAGCTCACCATCGCGCGCGAAGCTGAGCAGGGCCAACATTTCATAGCGCGCGAAGGTGAGACCGAAGGGCTTGAGTACCGTTTCAGCGCGCTGCAAAAGAATCTGCTGCGTGCGCATCAGTGCGGTGATCGCTGCCATGGGTTCGGCAACGTCTTCCCATCCATGGCGTTCCCAATTGCGTTGCGCTTCTAGGATCGGGTCGCGCGATAGTGGCTGGCTCAATTTTCCCTCCGGATATAACGTGTGCCCTAGCTTATCCAAACCCCGCTCGGGCTCAGGACTTCAGCGACGGGAATTCGTCGTCGCGGTACTCCACGCCGAGGGTTTGGGTCCCGGCCGTTGCTTCGTGGCGCGCTACTTCACTGTTACGCAGTTCCACCCGCCGGATCTTCCCGGAAATGGTTTTGGGAAGTTCGGCGAATTCGAGGCGACGGATCCGCTTGTAAGGTGCCAGGTGTTCCCGGCAGAAGCCGAGGATGCTTTCGGCCAGCTCCGCAGAGGGTTCGTGGCCAGCGGTGGTCACCACGAAGGCCTTGGGAACCGAGAGCCGCAGCGCATCGGGGGAGGGGACAACGGCGGCCTCGGCCACGGCCGGGTGTTGGATCAGCACCGACTCCAGCTCAAAGGGGCTGAGCTTGTAGTCGCTGGACTTGAAAACATCGTCCCCGCGCCCCACATAGGTAATGACTCCTCGCTCGTCCATCTCGGCCATATCGCCGGTGTGATAGAGACCGTCGCGGAATGCCTCCGCGGTCTTTTCCGGATCTCCGTAGTACCCCTTCATGATCCCCAACGGTCGAGGATCTAAGCGCAGACAGATTTCCCCCTCGCTTCCCGCGTCTCCAGTAGCGGGGTCGATGAGCACAACGTCGTAGCCGGGCATCGGGCGTCCCATGGCGCCGATGGTGATGGGCATTCCGGGCGGGTTGGCGATTTGCACGGTGGTTTCGGTCTGCCCGAAACCGTCACGAATGGTTTGGCCCCATGCGCGGTTGACCTGGTCGATTACCTCGGCGTTCAGGGGTTCCCCGGCCGACACCAGCTTGGCCGGTGGATTTTTAAGTGCCGTGAGGTCGGCTTGGATGAGTAGGCGCCACACCGTTGGCGGCGCGCAGAAGCTGGTGACAGACTCGGCGTCCATCTGAGCCATCAGGGCCTTGGCATCGAAGCGTTCGTAGTTGTAGAGGAACACCGTGGCTTCGGCGATCCACGGGGTGAAGAAATTACTCCACGCGTGTTTGGCCCAGCCCGGGGAAGCGACATTGAGGTGTACATCGCCGGGCTCCAGTCCGATCCAAAACATGGTGCTCAGGTGTCCGGCGGGGTAGGAGGTATGGGTATGTTCCACCAGTTTGGCCTTTGATGTGGTGCCGGAGGTGAAATACAGCAGTAGGGTCTCATCGGCCTTGGTGGGGACCTCCGGAACAAATTCCGTGGATTGCTCGGCGCTTTCGGTGTAGTCAAGTGCAGTTGACGAGGCATCTTTGTCCACATTGATGAGGTTGAATTTGCCATCAACCTTGTCGAACTTGTGGATATCACTCCTGCCAGCCAAGGCCCAGCTGGCTTCTCCGCGCTCCACCCGGTCCTGCAGGTCCACGTGGGTCATCTGAGTCGTCGTGGGGATCATGACCATGCCCAGCTTGATGCCGGCGAGCATGATCTCCCAGAGTTCGACGCGGTTGCCCAGCATCACAATCATTTTTTCACCGCGCTTCATTCCAACCGAGCGCATCCAATTGGCAACCTGGTTGGAGCGTTCCGCGAGCTCAGCCCAGGTGCGACGCGTGGAGCTGCCGTCCATTTCCACGATGACCAAGGCGTTGGTTGCGGCGCGGGAGGGATCCTTGGCGACCTGATCAAACCAGTCGAGACCGAAGTTGAACTCGGTGAAGGCCGGCCAACGGAACTCTTCGAGGGCGCCGGTGTAATTGGTGCGCAATTCCATGAGTCGATCGCGTGCCGCACGGAATTCTTCGGTAACGGTCATTGTCATCCTTTCGACCGGACACCTAATTAGTAGGAAGCCCTAGTGATTTGAGTCACTGGCAAATATACTTTGATATCCAAGGGTTTGGAAGGGTCTACCGCCCGAGAGCCAAATAATTCACCGGACAAGGAGCTATCCCCTCTCATGCCACTCAGCGAGAACCACCCAACTCTCACTAACACGCACTCGAAGCACATCGGAAAGCAACTACCATTTCCGGATGCCGACCTCATGCATATCTGGGCGCAACTGGACTCCGCCGAGCGCCAACGTCTGGAAGGGATCCGAACATTCTTCCAAGAGCACGTCCGCCACGACAGCATCGAATATTGGAACCGTGAGGAATTCCCGCACCATGTGCTGCCGGCGTTGGCCGCCCACGGACTGGGCGGAATTCAGCTCGACGGCAGCAGTGAACTCTTTAAGGGTCTGGTCTACGTTGAAGCGGCACGCGCCGATGTCTCCCTGTCAGCGCTGATTGGCATCCACAACGAACTTATCGTTGGCATGATCCACGAACTGGGATCGGTCGAACAGCAACAGAAATGGTTACCGGACCTGACGCAATTCACTGCCGTTGGAGCTTTTGCGCTCACCGAGCCCGATCACGGATCCGACATCGCTGGCGGTTTGTCCACCACCGCCACGCGCGACGGTGATGAATGGGTCATCAACGGGGCTAAGCGCTGGATCGGAGCCGCCACCATGGCCGACTTCTCCTTGGTCTGGGCCAGAGATACCGCGGACAACGCCATCAAGGCCTTTATCGTCGAATCGGATCGCCCGGGCTTTAGTACCTCCAAGATCTCCAACAAGATTGGCTTGCGCATCATGCAAAACGCGGACATCATCCTAGATGAGGTGCGCGTTCCAGAGGCCAATAGGCTTCCCGGAGCCAAGAACTTTGCTGCAGCCAACGAGCTTTTGATGCACTCTCGGGCATGGGTGGGATGGCAGGCCGCAGGGGTGCAATTGGGGATCTTTGATGTTGCGCGCGACTACTCGTTGGCCCGAAAACAATTCGGTCAGCCGATTGCCGGGTTCCAGCTTGTACAGCTGCCCTTGGCCGAAATCCTCGGTAACGCCATGGCGAGCCTCTCGCTCATGTCTGACCTTGCTCGAATCCAGGGCAGGGGTGAACTGCAGATGGTGCAAGCAGCCATGGCAAAATCGACGACAACTCGTTTGGCACGCGATTCAGCGGCCAAGGGGCGTGCCCTGATGGGCGGAAATGGCATCACCAGTGACCATGAGATGGCCAAGCTGTTTGCCGACGTCGAAATTCTCTACACCTACGAGGGTACCTATGAAATCAATTCCCTCATTGTCGGTCGAGCCATCACCGGGATCTCGGCTTTCGTTTAGCCGATGCGAATAAAGGCGGTGGCCGAACCGGGGATAATTTCGGTGCGACCGGCATCGTGGATCAGCGGGCCCTGGGCCGAGCGGGATAGCTTCTTGAACGCCTTGGAATCGAGTCGTTGAACCGAGAGCTTGCAGCCGGCCGCGCGCCAAGCAGCAAGATCTGCGGGTTTCCCCTCCAACACCCACGCGAACAGGGCATGGGCGCCCTGGGCTGCAGCCTTGCCGGTGCTCATGCCGAGTCCATCATTCAACGCGATGTGCACCGGTGTGGGTTCCATCGGTTTGCCGGGCGGAAGTGTAGTTCCGGAGACCTGCAACTTCGCTAATCGTTTAGGCAGCGACTCGGCAGGCATCGGAGCGAAGGCTAGGGCACGCGCGCTCCCGAGTTCGGCGACGGAATGATCCGGGAACTCGGCGGCGACCTTGGCAAACATCTTTGCATCCGCCCGCCGGACGCTTTTGGCAAAGGCGCCTTCGGCCCACGGGCGCCAATAGGGGTGCTCAGGATTGGCCAATAACGCATTAACCGATGCCAGCGCCGCGACGGTTATCCCCGCATCCTCGTCGCACGGTTCCTCGCGGTCCACCAACAAGATAATGGGCTGGACCAATTCGCCCGTGGGCTCCGGGAGATCCGCATAGGGGTTCTCTGAAACTTCTGGCGCGGCTGCTGGTTCGTTTAAGGTGTTATCCACAAGAACCAGCCTATGTTGTTTCGGTCGCTGCTACTTTTTCCACCAGGTGTCAAAGATGGTGGCGGGGGTGGTGCGCTTATGCCGTGAACGCAGGTACTTGGTCTCCAGAGCTACCGCTGCGTCCTCGGGAATCGTGCGACCCTCGAGGTAATCGTCGATGTTGTTATAGCTGATGCCCAATTCGTCCTCATCGGTGCGAAGCGGTTTGCCGTCCAAGAGGTCCGCAGTGGGCACCTTTTCCCACAACTGCGCGGGTGCACCCAAGTGACGCAGGAGTTCGCGATTCTGTCGCTTGTTCAGTCCAAAGAGCGGTAGGAGGTCGGCCCCACCATCACCGAATTTTGTGAAGAATCCCGTAACGGATTCGGCGCCGTGGTCGGTTCCGATCACCAAAAGATTTTCCTCACCGGCCAGAGCGTATTGGGCGATCATGCGCATGCGAGCCTTGATGTTGCCCTTGTTAAAATCCGAGATTGGAGTTCCCGCAGCCTCTTGGAAGGCGGATTCGAGGCCATCGACACCCGCCCGCACATTAAAGGTCCGCTCCACATCGGCCGCCACAAACTTCAGCGCCGCCTGGGCATCCGCCTCATCTTGTTGGGTGCCATAGGGAAGCCGAACGGCAACGAACTGTGCCTCGGTTCCCTCGGCGCGAAGTTCCTCGGTGGCAAGCTGCGCCAAACGTCCAGCGAGCGTTGAATCCAAGCCACCGGAAATGCCCAAGACGAAACCCTTGGTGCCCGAGGTTAGAAGGTATTCCTTGAGGAAGTTAATACGGGCGCGCACCTCCGCAGCGGGATCGATCTGCGGCTTGACGCCCATTTCTTCGATGATGACGGCCTGTAATTCGCGCATGTTCAATAGCCTATCCCGAGTCGGGGAACACGTGGCGAAGAACCGCCTTTATGCGTCGGCAGGTGGATTCTGCGGATCCCAGCCGAGGTTGACGGCCATCTTGCGCAGTGACGCCACGGTGGTGGCATACTCCACCGGGGTGATCCCGGCACTGGATTCCTCACGCATGGCATCAACGATCTCGGTCAGTCGTTCCAGGGATACCATTCCCCGCTCGGTGAGCGTGAAGGTATGGCCTTCCTCCGCGACCCAGCCCGATTCAACAAGTTCGGCCAGATGTTCCGAGGGACTCGTTGGTTCGTCTTGTGCTTGGGCCTCCCCAAAGAAGGGAGCTAGCGCCGCGGTGAGCTCACCTCCGGTGGCTGAGCCCTTCGTCAGGACATTGAGCAATTGCCATTGGCGACGGGTGACGCCATGCTCTTCGAGGGAGTCGGCGAACTGCTCCGAAATGAGCGAGTCAACCAATTTGAGCCAGTAACCCAGAGGGCGAGAATCGGTCATGTCCTCAGCCTAACCCCGCAACCACCTGCCTGTCTGTAGCAAATGTGGCAGCGACATCTTTCGCCCGCCAACGGCGGGGTTTCGAGGAAGAGTTGTGACACAAAGGCGCGATGATCACCGGCACGGCAATCACCAAACTAGAATTGAGACCATGACCAATACTGCCGCGCGCGCCCGCTTGCTCGAACTCATCAAGGAACTTGCCGTGGTCCACGGCAAAGTCATCCTTTCCTCCGGTAAGGAGGCCGACTACTACATCGACCTTCGCCGCATCACCTTGCACCATGAAGCCGCGCCGCTGGTCGGTTCCGTCATGCTGGAAATGCTCGACAAGGCGGGCATCGAATTCACCAATGCCGGCGGATTAACCATGGGGGCCGACCCAGTGGGCACCGCGCTCATGCACTCGGCAGGTACCGCGGGACGCTCGATCGACGCTTTTGTGGTGCGCAAGGCACAGAAGTCCTACGGCATGGGCCGTCAGGTCGAAGGCCCCTCGGTGGAGGGACGCAACGTTGTTGTCCTCGAAGACACCTCCACCACCGGTGGCTCCGCCTTGACCGCCGTCGAAGGTGTGCGCAAGGCCGGCGGCAATGTCGTAGCAGTTGCTGTGATCGTTGACCGTGACACCGGATCCAAGGAACGCATCGAG from Paeniglutamicibacter sp. Y32M11 encodes the following:
- a CDS encoding enoyl-CoA hydratase/isomerase family protein, whose translation is MSEPEVLFAVRGTLGVITLNRPRAVNALTATMATAMLETLLRWANDPAVHQVLVRGSGERGLCAGGDIVAIYRDITSGGRATEEFWSTEYSLNSLIQSYPKPYIAYMDGLVLGGGVGISAHGSHRLVTTRTRSGMPETTIGFVPDVGGTYLLSRSPGECGTHAALTGEHLGAAEVLYLGLADHLIDFARAEELFVALETVPVDEILPGFILPVPASNFESWRVWLDDAYAHSSVEEIMVDLNVLAAAGNDEARAAVATLGKKSPSALKLTLASLRRAKNLTDLEEVLKQEYRVGLRALDSSDFPEGIRAQVIDKDYAPIWNPATLQAVDMELVEASFASLGNRELKLNPRALSGAVE
- the mmsB gene encoding 3-hydroxyisobutyrate dehydrogenase; translated protein: MTETTPAAPGRIAFLGLGHMGEPMAVNLLKAGFDVVGFDVVPAAVAAATAAGLPCATTAAEAATGAAIVLTMFPSGAILLDAYRGVDTPGLLEVAPPNTLFLDCSTIDVAQAREAAELALAAGHRSADAPVSGGVVGAEAGTLTFMIGADASDMDQITVLLEVMGKKLVHCGGHGAGQAAKICNNMLLGISMIGAAEAFVLGEKLGLSHQALYDVISTASGQCWAVTTNCPVPGPVPTSPANRDYVPGFAGALMAKDLGLALNALENTGVSAQLGPLAAQIYRQFSDEGGAGRDFSGIITEIRKNSGN
- a CDS encoding ABC transporter permease — translated: MFLAIRDIRFAKGRFALMGTVVALITLLLVMLSGLTAGLGDQSTSALKNLGSADEPVDSIVFGAASGNEPKASFTESQVTAEQVATWEAREGVASAQAIGITQTRFQGSAAGSETSTGTTNVAVFGLELDSALAPLPITKGEVVIGESVAEDLSLKTGDVISMAGVDLRIGGVTADNWYSHTSVAYTDLDSWTKLAHLGDQTQAGTVIAVTNRDGSTVDTEAANAAASTVSTTRTGSYAALGSYKSENGSLLMMQGFLYGISALVILAFLTVWTVQRTRDIAVLKALGGSGSYVLRDAITQASIVLLLGAAIGGGVGILGGSLAAAAAPFLLSPATTLLPIAGVVVLGLAGAALAVSRVTKVDPLIALGGN
- a CDS encoding ABC transporter ATP-binding protein, encoding MSTPNTNMPLQLIDVTLEYPDGDGTIKALDTVNLSVGAGKMLSLIGPSGSGKSSLLAAAATLIRPTSGLVIIDGTTASDLNDAQLTALRREKIGIIFQQPNLLASLTAVEQLIISDHLRGNSLKQAKTHALELLDIVGLADSAKKRPHQLSGGQRQRVNIARALMGEPKVLLVDEPTAALDNARSESIVRLLVQVTKEFSVATVMVTHDTEFISFTDSVAAMRDGVLGISELVGS
- a CDS encoding MarR family winged helix-turn-helix transcriptional regulator, giving the protein MSQPLSRDPILEAQRNWERHGWEDVAEPMAAITALMRTQQILLQRAETVLKPFGLTFARYEMLALLSFARDGELAMNRASALLQVHATSVTNAVDRLESAGLVARTKHPTDKRTTLIALSPQGRELSAAATLELNAQIFAESGFSDRDISTLIRIFSKFRRDAGDFSGEESTSE
- a CDS encoding AMP-binding protein, with the protein product MTVTEEFRAARDRLMELRTNYTGALEEFRWPAFTEFNFGLDWFDQVAKDPSRAATNALVIVEMDGSSTRRTWAELAERSNQVANWMRSVGMKRGEKMIVMLGNRVELWEIMLAGIKLGMVMIPTTTQMTHVDLQDRVERGEASWALAGRSDIHKFDKVDGKFNLINVDKDASSTALDYTESAEQSTEFVPEVPTKADETLLLYFTSGTTSKAKLVEHTHTSYPAGHLSTMFWIGLEPGDVHLNVASPGWAKHAWSNFFTPWIAEATVFLYNYERFDAKALMAQMDAESVTSFCAPPTVWRLLIQADLTALKNPPAKLVSAGEPLNAEVIDQVNRAWGQTIRDGFGQTETTVQIANPPGMPITIGAMGRPMPGYDVVLIDPATGDAGSEGEICLRLDPRPLGIMKGYYGDPEKTAEAFRDGLYHTGDMAEMDERGVITYVGRGDDVFKSSDYKLSPFELESVLIQHPAVAEAAVVPSPDALRLSVPKAFVVTTAGHEPSAELAESILGFCREHLAPYKRIRRLEFAELPKTISGKIRRVELRNSEVARHEATAGTQTLGVEYRDDEFPSLKS
- a CDS encoding acyl-CoA dehydrogenase family protein — encoded protein: MHIWAQLDSAERQRLEGIRTFFQEHVRHDSIEYWNREEFPHHVLPALAAHGLGGIQLDGSSELFKGLVYVEAARADVSLSALIGIHNELIVGMIHELGSVEQQQKWLPDLTQFTAVGAFALTEPDHGSDIAGGLSTTATRDGDEWVINGAKRWIGAATMADFSLVWARDTADNAIKAFIVESDRPGFSTSKISNKIGLRIMQNADIILDEVRVPEANRLPGAKNFAAANELLMHSRAWVGWQAAGVQLGIFDVARDYSLARKQFGQPIAGFQLVQLPLAEILGNAMASLSLMSDLARIQGRGELQMVQAAMAKSTTTRLARDSAAKGRALMGGNGITSDHEMAKLFADVEILYTYEGTYEINSLIVGRAITGISAFV
- a CDS encoding peptidyl-tRNA hydrolase produces the protein MDNTLNEPAAAPEVSENPYADLPEPTGELVQPIILLVDREEPCDEDAGITVAALASVNALLANPEHPYWRPWAEGAFAKSVRRADAKMFAKVAAEFPDHSVAELGSARALAFAPMPAESLPKRLAKLQVSGTTLPPGKPMEPTPVHIALNDGLGMSTGKAAAQGAHALFAWVLEGKPADLAAWRAAGCKLSVQRLDSKAFKKLSRSAQGPLIHDAGRTEIIPGSATAFIRIG
- the nadE gene encoding ammonia-dependent NAD(+) synthetase; protein product: MRELQAVIIEEMGVKPQIDPAAEVRARINFLKEYLLTSGTKGFVLGISGGLDSTLAGRLAQLATEELRAEGTEAQFVAVRLPYGTQQDEADAQAALKFVAADVERTFNVRAGVDGLESAFQEAAGTPISDFNKGNIKARMRMIAQYALAGEENLLVIGTDHGAESVTGFFTKFGDGGADLLPLFGLNKRQNRELLRHLGAPAQLWEKVPTADLLDGKPLRTDEDELGISYNNIDDYLEGRTIPEDAAVALETKYLRSRHKRTTPATIFDTWWKK
- a CDS encoding MarR family winged helix-turn-helix transcriptional regulator; this encodes MTDSRPLGYWLKLVDSLISEQFADSLEEHGVTRRQWQLLNVLTKGSATGGELTAALAPFFGEAQAQDEPTSPSEHLAELVESGWVAEEGHTFTLTERGMVSLERLTEIVDAMREESSAGITPVEYATTVASLRKMAVNLGWDPQNPPADA
- the pyrE gene encoding orotate phosphoribosyltransferase; translation: MTNTAARARLLELIKELAVVHGKVILSSGKEADYYIDLRRITLHHEAAPLVGSVMLEMLDKAGIEFTNAGGLTMGADPVGTALMHSAGTAGRSIDAFVVRKAQKSYGMGRQVEGPSVEGRNVVVLEDTSTTGGSALTAVEGVRKAGGNVVAVAVIVDRDTGSKERIEAEAGVPYLYAFGKDELGL